ACAAAAATTCACCTCTGCATTTTTATAGCTTAGATTTATTCATAATTTTGATGTAGTGGTTTTAAAATGAGTGGTTTTTTCCACTTTTAATTATTTGATTCAAGGATGTTTTTAACATACCTTTGCTTTCCTTTGACATTGAAAATCCATCTCCACTTAATATACTTTTCAATTAATGAAGGATCTATGCGGTTGAAAGTGTAATATTCCAACTAAAATAAAAATCCCTTCCTCTCTTTAAAGGAATAGATGTATATTTTATGGAATAATTGGAAGATTAAAAACGGTGGTTTATATTAAAGTTTGATTTGAGGGTTGTTATGAACTACATTTGGGAATCAATAGCAATTTTATTAACGGGTTTTTTTTTAGTACGCGTTGCAGGTAAAAAAACAGTAGCCGAAATGTCGGGATTGGAAATTATAACACTTTTAGCAATTGCTTCAACAATAAGTCATGCTATTTCAGAGAAGGGCTTAATAAAAACAATAATTGTCTTATGTACTTTTGTAGCATTTCTTGTACTTATTCAATTTTTAACAATTAAATATAGAATTATAAAAAAAATATTTATTGGGAAGGAAACACCAGTTATTCAGAATGGAAAAATCATTTCCAATAATCTTAAAAAATTACGCCTATCAGTTGATGAGTTAGAAGCAAGATTGCGAGAAAACGGAATTACTTCTATAAACGATGTTAAAAATGCTTCTATTGAGATTACCGGTCAGTTAGGATATGAGCTAATGCAGCATGCTAAGCCAGTAACAATAGGTGATTTAGAAAAAATTTTGGATCAGACAATACCAAAAATACTCCAACAATTAACCGCGAACGAAAGTAAACAATCAACTAAATGATGATGTGGTAAAATTAATGACAATAGCACGTTTAAGTAAGGGACGCGGGACCAGAAACTGTGTCCCATTAACAATTATGGCGAACAACAATAATTTTTTCTTAACCGGTTTTATTTTGAACTGGAATCTTTGCCATAAGATGATTGTCTTTTACTTCGTATTTAATAATATTACCAAAAACTAAATCCTCAAATTGATCTTTCAGTTGAATTACAAAATGAGGTACATCAACAATATAAACCTTGTCACTTCACAATTTATCACCCCAAACGAACACGATTTACCGCACACGATTTTTGCTAATCAAATCGTGTGCGGGGTAAACAAAAAAAGAGCTTAGGATATGCTCCTAAACTCTTGTTCCTATTGCTTTTTCCGTAAGCGTCAA
The Bacillus sp. (in: firmicutes) DNA segment above includes these coding regions:
- a CDS encoding DUF421 domain-containing protein, with translation MNYIWESIAILLTGFFLVRVAGKKTVAEMSGLEIITLLAIASTISHAISEKGLIKTIIVLCTFVAFLVLIQFLTIKYRIIKKIFIGKETPVIQNGKIISNNLKKLRLSVDELEARLRENGITSINDVKNASIEITGQLGYELMQHAKPVTIGDLEKILDQTIPKILQQLTANESKQSTK